From a single Nicotiana tomentosiformis chromosome 2, ASM39032v3, whole genome shotgun sequence genomic region:
- the LOC104113928 gene encoding two-component response regulator ORR3-like, with protein MAQVATMDHQFHVLAVDDSIIDRKLIERLLKTSSYQVTVVDSGSKALEYLGLSSDENEGVEIDHSHVREVGINLIITDYSMPGMTGYDLLRKIKGSSSLKDIPVIIMSSENVPSRINRCLEEGAEEFFLKPLQQSDVNRIKPHLMREKRQKVTPNSLKRKAMVECISPEKTRKYNNLCGIFWQNICE; from the exons ATGGCTCAAGTTGCAACAATGGATCATCAGTTTCATGTTCTAGCTGTTGATGATAGTATTATTGATAGAAAACTCATTGAAAGGCTCCTCAAGACTTCTTCTTACCAag TTACTGTTGTGGATTCTGGGAGCAAGGCTCTAGAGTATCTTGGATTGTCAAGTGATGAGAATGAAGGAGTAGAAATTGACCATTCTCATGTAAGAGAAGTTGGAATCAATTTGATTATAACAGATTATAGCATGCCTGGAATGACTGGTTATGACCTCTTGAGAAAGATTAAG GGATCATCATCTTTGAAAGACATTCCAGTAATAATTATGTCTTCAGAAAATGTTCCTTCAAGAATTAATAGATGTTTGGAAGAAGGAGCTGAAGAATTTTTCCTAAAGCCACTCCAACAATCAGATGTGAATAGAATTAAGCCCCATTTAATGAGGGAGAAAAGACAGAAAGTAACTCCAAATAGTCTCAAAAGAAAGGCCATGGTAGAATGCATATCTCCTGAGAAAACAAGAAAATACAACAATTTGTGTGGCATCTTTTGGCAGAACATTTGTGAGTAA